GTCCTTAATTGTATAATAGTCTGTCTATTTTGAAAAGGCGGCAGCCATGGACCCCGAAATAAAGTCCAAGACTTCCGCCGCTATTCATTCCGCATGACAAATCCATCCCCCAAAAAGTCCCGTAGAATGAAACCTGCCTATATTCGTAAAGCCAGCTTCTCTCAATAGCTGTTCGATTTTAGGTTCAGATAGAAAAGAAGCTTTTGTCATGATGGTATTACCCATCTCTTCTACTTTCGCTGATTCGTATCCCACATCCAAAAAAAAGCTTTTCCATATGTTTAATCTGTTTCGAAGTTCGGCATCATCGAGGTCTCCGTACGCACTAACCAGTACGAAGGGAGCCCCCGGTTTCAAATGCTCCTTAATGGCCCTGAGCAGCTTCAGCTTCTCCGGCACATCGTTAATGAAGTGCAGAACCAAGATACAACTCGCCGCATCGTACTTCGAGTCTGAATGAGGAACATCCTCAATTGTTCCCTGAATGAGCTGGACGCGGCTTTCCAACCCCAGTTGGACGGTTTTGTTTTTCGCCATCGCAAGCATCTCGGCAGAAGGATCGACTCCGGTGAACGTCCATTTTGGATTAGAGGGTCCCCATGCAGAAAATTCATTTCCACCGCCCGCACCAACGACGAGCAATGATGCCTCTTTTTCCCCCAATTGAGCTCGAAAATAGGATTGGACCATCGTGAATAAAAAATCATAGGTGGGAATCGAGATTCGCGTGTTAGCATCGTACGCAAGAACCATTTTGGAGTTGAATGTAATTTCTTCGTTCATCGGTAACCTCCATTGTTTCAGTATGAGATACACGAAAAGTATTCTAGGTATAAAGTTTTTACAGATAGATAATATCTGTAATTTTCGAAAGAATTGGCGCTGTCCTAGACAATGACAAGGACTCCGTTAGCGCCTGAAGCCCTCTTGGGAGATACACATTAATTAAAGACTTTGAGTATCGATAATAACTATACCGATACAATCTGTCAAGAAGCGCCACAAACCTCAACATTCTTCTTCATTTTCCTTATGGAGATTCTTCTACGTTATCTAGAATAGAGTAGTTCAAATTCACTCTTCCTCCTACAATTAAATCTCTACCTCTATCTTCCTCAATTCCCCTTTCAAATGCCCGATCGTCCCTACTCGATCCTGTTCCTCCTGCTCATCAAACAAAAGCTGCTCTAGTAGTTCACATATATCTTCCAACCTACGTCGGATTTGATAGAATTCCAACGCTTGTCGATTGACCACATAATTTGTATGTGTCATCTGATAGGTAGCCATAAACTCCTCAAAAAAAGGCTGATCTACCAAAAACATCAGATCGGCTTCTACCGGAGCCAGCCTTAATCCTTCCCAGTCTATGAGAATGAGCTGCTGACCAGATTGCATCAGGTTCCAGTTGTGAATGTCCGTATGGCAAAGCTTCATTTTCACCTCACTGCCTCGCAATTCCTCGGCAATCATCTCCAAATCATTCATGCGAGTAGCCAGTATGTTGGCAAATGGTTTGACGATTTCATTCACATCGTCCGGCAGACGGTGGATATCTTCGTTCAGCATTTCTCTAAACTGCTCGGCAAATGGGATGCGGAAGTCTTCCTTGATGGCAGCCGTACTGACCGGGATTTCTTCCCCATACAAATGCAACTCCGCTATGATTTCTGCTAGCTGGCGAACTTGCAACGAGTTTAACGCTTGGTTCCCAATGGTTTTCCCCTCAATATAGGCAAACAGTTGATAGATACCCATGTCATCTTCATGTTTATACGCAGCGTTTCTAGTCAGTAGCGGAACTGGAAGTTTGCCTTGTAGTCTGGTTTGGCGTGATAGCCACTGGATAATGGGAACATACTTGTCGATCAGCGCTGTCCACTTTGGCGTAGATGCTCTACTTTTTTCATAGACCTTCAAGAAAAAGAACTGCTGGTCGCTGATGACTTTATAAGCTAGCGCCGACCATCCTCCTTGCTGAGGGGTAACATCAACAGCGTCTATATCGTAATGGTGTCTCAATATGTTTTTGAAATGATCCATGTGGTACTCCTTTCTAACTCCCTATACACACGCAATTAATTATCACCAACATACAAAAAATTGCCCTGCCCCACAATAGGAGCAAAGCAATTTTTCAAATAGTACGTCAATTGTTTCGAATAACGAAATAGTTGACCTGATTATTGTACGCCAATTGCGTCATACGCATCTTTTACAGATTCTACTTGCTGGGAATTGGCGCCGAACAGAGCTGTCGCAGATTGAATCGCTGCTTGTCGCATAGCAGAGAAGTTAGAGTTTGGATTGAGGTAGTTTGTTAGTGTGTAGTAGTAAATTTTTGCTGTGTCATCTCGTCCAATGCCTGTGACCGTTACACCGGAGTGTGTGCCACCCTCTGCGAGGAGATATGCCGCTTTGTTGTTGATCCCGCTGTTAGTGTGAACGCCTCCCTCATCTGCTTGACCGATGTATCGATTGCTGTAGTGGTCAGGATCGCCAGCCACTGTTGGATCTTCGAGAGAGCGCAGTGCGTCTCCTGGCGTTTCTGGCGTGTATACATCTTCACCTATTAACCAATCGTCATTATCAATCATCGCCCCGAAGATGTCAGACATGGATTCGTTCAGCGCACCAGACTCGTTTTCATAGATCAGACCGGCTGTTCGTTCTGTGACAGCGTGAGTTAATTCATGAGCAACGACATCCAAGCCAGCGGAAAATGGGCGGAATAAGCGTCCATCTCCATCCCCGTATGTTATTTGTACGCCGTTCCAGAATGCGCGGTTATCGTTTCTACCGTAATGGACTGTAGAGATGATTTTCGCACCCTTGTTGTCAAAGCTGTTACGGTTATGTGCGTTTTTGTAGTAATCGTAGGTTGCCTGAGCATGGGCATGAGCGTCGACAAGTGCTCCATCTGTCCAGTTGTTATCCGAGTCAGAACCAAGAGTACCAGGTTGGACTAATCTGTTGCGTGCATTGTACGTTTCGATTCCCTTGCCGCGCGTCGTATCTTTCGCCGTATAGTTGGTATTGCTTACTTTCGTTACTTCGAATGATTTGGTGTCACCTAGTACTCCTGTACCCGTCCCTGTAATCTCATGGAGCATATTGTATTTGTTAATCACATCACCCGAATGCGCGTCGATGAAATACTTCCAACGGCCTGGTAGCGGATCGAGGAAATTCAGTTCCACTTCGTAAGCCAAATACGATTGATCTTCGTGGATATATACGTAGAGGTTCCCTTTTGGCTTCACCTCGAACTTCTCCACTTTTTCGTCGATCTCATCCTCCAAATCCTTGATGGCCTCTTTGACTGCCTTATCTGCCTTGAGCTTTGGTTTTTTCGTAAGCTTATCATTATCTGCCAAGTTAGGTGCGTAGTTCCCGAGGAATGCTGTTACATTTCCATCCTCGTTTACGTGAATCGTCTGCTGATAACCAAAGACCGGGATACCTTCGTACATTTCTTGCACGCGGTAGTGAGTCATATCTGTCTCTCTGTCTGTCACTTCATCAAGCACTTTAAAGTGGTCTCTCACTTCTCCATCAATACGGAAGGAATCTTGATGTTGCTCCAGGAATCCCCAAACTTTGTCTTCGCCATCCAGATCTTCTGCCTCGAACTCTTCTCCGATAAATTCGGGGGTATCCCACTCAGCACTATAGACGATGCTTTCGGATTCGGCCTGCGCAGCTAGCGGCAGGAATGTAGAAGTACCTAATGCGAAGCTGAGTGTTACTGCAAAAACCGATTTTTTCATACTTGTTAAACCCCTTCTTGGAAAATATTGTTTTTTATGTAAATTCATAGTTGTTTATATCTTTTATTATTTATCAAAATTCTGAATTTGAAAACTATTTTTTAACGACAAAAAAATCACTTCCAGAAAGAAATGATTAATTGGTAAATTTATTACAATTATACTTCCCTTACGATTCGATACACCTTTACATTACCACCAACATACAAAAAACTGCCTTGCCCCACAATAGGAGCAAAGCAATTTTTCAAATAGTATGACAAATATTTCGTGTAACAAAATACTTTATTTGATTATTGCACTCCAATGGCATCATACGCATCTTTTACTGATTCTACTTGTTGGGAATTAGCACCGAAAAGAACTGTAGCGGATTGAATAGCTGCTTGTCGCATAGCGGAGAAATTAGAGTTTGGATTGAGGTAGTTTGTTAGAGCGTAGTAGTAGATTTTTGCTGTGTCATTGCGACCGATGCCTGTGACCGTTACACCGTGGTGCGAACCACCCTCTGAGAGGAGATATGCCGCTTTGTTGTTGATACCGCTGTTAATGTGTACGCCTCCGTTGTCATTTGGACCCGTGTAGCGATCGCTGTAGTGGTCAGGATCACCAGCAACTGTTGGATCTTCGAGAGAGCGCAGTGCATCTCCAGGCGTTCCTGGTGTGTATACATCTTCACCCATCAGCCAATCATCGTTGTCAATCATTGCCCCGAAGATGTCAGAGATGGATTCATTTAACGCACCGGACTCATTTTGATAGATCAGATTGGCTGTTTTTTCTGTAACGGCATGTGTTAATTCATGTGCAACGACATCCAAGCCAGCAGACAATGGGCGGAATACGCTTCCATCTCCATCCCCGTATACCATTTGCACGCCGTTCCAGAATGCGTTGTTGTAGTTGCTACCGTAATGGACAGTAGAAATCAATTTCGCACCGTTGTTGTCATAGCTGTTGCGGTTATGTGCACTTTTGTAGTAATCGTAGGTTTTCTGTGCATAGGCATGAGCGTCGACAAGTGCTCCATCTGTCCATTTGTTATCGGTATCAGAGCCAAGCGTGCCTGGGAGGGTGTATCTGTTCCGTGCATTGTACGTCTCAATTCCCTTGCCGCGCGTTGTATCTTTCGCCGTGTAGTTTGTATTGCTTACTTTCGTTACTTCGAAGGACTTAGAGTCACCAAGTACCCCCGTACCCGTTCCTGTAATCTCATGGAGCATATTGTATTTGTTGATCACGTCACCAGTGTTTGCATCGATGAAATACTTCCAACGCCCTGGCTGCGGATCGAGGAAATTCAGCTCCACTTCGTAAGCCAAATACGATTCATCTTCGTGGATGTAGATATAGAGGTTCCCTTTTGGCTTCACCTCGAACTTCTCCACTTCTTTGTCAATCTCATCCTCCAAATCCTTGATGGCCTCTTTGACCGCTTTATCTGCCTTGAGTTTTGGTTTTTCCGTCAGCTTATCATTGTTTGACAGGTCAGGCGCGTAGTTACCGAGGAATGCCGTTACATTTCCATCCTCGTTTACGTGAATCGTCTGCTGATAACCATAGACCGGGATGCCTTCGTACATTTCTTGTACGCGGTAGTGAGTCATGTCTGTCTCTCTGTCTGTCACTTCATCAAGCACTTTAAAGTGATCTCTCACTTCTCCGTCAATGCGGAAGGAATCTTGATGTTGCTCCAGGAATCCCCAAACTTTGTCTTCGCCATCCAGATCTTCTGCCTCGAACTCTTCTCCAATAAATTCGGGGGTATCCCACTCAGCGCTATAGACGATGCTTTCGGATTCGGCCTGCGCAGCTAGCGGCAGGAAGGTAGAAGTACCTAATGCGAAGCTGAGTGTTACTGCAAAAACCGATTTTTTCATACTTGTTAACTCCTCCTTGGAAAATATTGTTTTTTATGTAAGTTCATAGTTGTTTACATCTCTTATTATTTGTCATAAATGTGAATTTGAGAACAATTTTTTAACGACAAAAAAATCATTTCCCGAAAGAAATGATTAATTGGTAAATTTATTACAATTGCGATTGCCATACGATCCGATACACCTTTCGCGGTCTGCCCCGCGGGTGTGGGTTTTCTTCTCTGATCACCTGCGCTAGTCCCTTTGACTCCAGTTCAATCAGGATTCGTCTGGCGCTTCGTGGCAGAATTTGTAGATATGAGGCTAATTCTGTCGCATGAATTTCCTGAGAGCCTCGCTTTTTGAGTATGGAGTAAAGCTTGGCGAGCGTCATGACACTTAAAGAGGTAAGCTGGCTAAGCTCTTGCAGCTTTTCTGAGTCATACCGATAGGTGATCTGTTCATCACGACCAAGCGGCCCTACGACGCTTTTGTCATCAAAGAAGACCATCCAGTTGCCTGTCCCGCGCTCTTTGGCGTGCAGCAAAGCTGCGCCACCGTGGATTTCTGCTTCATAAGCAGTCTTGCCGATCCCAATTCCGCACGTCACCAGATCAGCGCGAATGCCAAACAGCTCTTCCAAATCCGGCATGGTCGCATAGTCACGGGTCACTTCTTGCAGATTGCCCCGCGTTGTAAAAATGACGTAGCGTCCGGGACCTGCTGTCTTTAGTGAGCCTTGCAAATGCTTCGCGTAGCGCAACAGCTTTTCCATCGTCTTGATCTCGGCATTTTGCCATTCATCTGTGGAAAAGTTGCCACCCGCAAGCTCGCGAAATGGATCAATCTCCATCATCTGCACGGCAATTTGGGTATCTTTGAAGTGAAGCATTTCGTGCGTTCGCAAAAGCATGTGAATAACCGAAATCACGCCTGCACGTGTCGGCACAACCCGATGTACAGGGACACCTCTCCGTGCCAGCTCTACATCTGCTGTCCGCAAGCAGGTGACAGCCACCTTTGTCTTGCCTGCCCTCCAAAGCTGTTCGTGGTAATCCGCCAGTTCATCGGCTGAGATTGCTCCCTCGTAATGCTTGAGCCATTTGTAACCACCAGCGATACCCGCTTCATCCATAAAATGCACCAGTTCTTCTGGTGAAAATGTATCAAAGCTCACTTCATCCACCCGGATTCCCAATTGATGGGACAGGTGAAGCAAGGTTCTGTACAAGCTCGCACCGAGATGAGGCACATAAGCCATCGGCACTTGGACCTTGCCTGACTCGCTCACCATGGCATAAGGGACCTGTCCGGAGAAAAGCCACATATCCACCTCATCCACATGCGGCATGATCAGATCGAGGATCTCTTCTTCCTTCCAATAAACAATCGGCAAGTATTCAATTTCGGGAAACTCTCGCATGACTGATTCGATGATGGCAAGTGAATCATCCGCGCCTATTACGCCTAGTCGCAGCTTCAACAAAATTCCCTCTTTCACACCAATCTCTTCCTACTCGTGAACTGCTTCTGTGATCAATAAACGACTTTTTGAACACCCTCTACTAGGATAACATACTCCTTTTCTTTTTCTCATCGGGGGATCACTTTACCTGCTGCCTCCCCAATCTGGTGTGCCACGTACAAAACAGGTATGATCAACAAGCTGTACGGCAACGTGCTCCATAGCAACGGCCACGTCACAAGCCCAGCCTCAAGCAATCAATCATACGTGTACAAACTATACGGTAAAACCAATGCCACAGCCGTCACCACACCAGGTGTGTACGTGCGAAGGACAACGGTATGACCAACATGCATGAACACATGGAGAAACATCACGTGCAAACAAACCAGAAAAAACGGGAGGTACGTTCCAGCCGAAAGTGTCGTGACAGTCAGGATGACCGCTGCCGATAAAACCGCGAAAACACAAGAGACTGCGACCGCAAATTGCGCCGTGTTCATCGAAAGTGAAGGCTCTATTATCTTCATAAGCCGTTCTGGCACAGTCTGTCTAATGATGTCTTTTTTTGCTCGCACCCAGCCTTCTACCATCACGATCTCCTCGAAATCATGAAACATGAAAACGACCAAAAACAGCCAAATCAGATGGGACAGCTCCAGCATACAAGCACCCTCTTTCTATTCGTTTGCCTGCAAAATTCCATATGCCAAAAAAGATACCGCGTCGTCCGCAAGCTGCTCCGCTGTTTTCTCACCCGTCAGCAAATACCGCGTCGTCATGCGGTCTACGACTGCGATCATTGCCTCTGCCGCCACCTCCACAGACAACTCAACACGGACGTGCCCAGCAGTCTGATTTTGTCGCAAGTTGACAGCAACAATCGAAGCCAGCTTACGATGCAGCGCTTCGCCCTCTTCTGCCTGATACAGCACGATCCGAGTCAAATCAGGCTGCTCCTGAAAAAAGCGGAACAAAGCGAGCAGATTCTCTCGTACCTGATGGAAAACATCTTCCTTCGTCAAAGCCGTTACCTTTTGACCGCTATCCGCCAATTCCCATAGCTTGGTGACGAATGTGTCCGTCAACTGCTGATACAAGCCTTCCTTGCTGTCGAAATACTGGTAAAACGACGCCTGTGTCAAGCCTGCTGTTTTCACGATGTCACTCACCCGTGTACGATGAAAGCCTTTTGCTGCGAACTCAGAAGCTGCCGCCGCAAGCAACCGATTGCGACTCAACTCCCCTTTCGACAATTTGTCATTGGTCATTTTCCCACCCCGAAAGTAACTCATCAGTTATATAACTATTGAGTTATTTTTACAACTTTTGGATTTTCTTGTCAAGACCCACTTGCTTTTTGATTCCACTCTATGTAAAATGTTTGCTCAAAGGGTATCTTTTGATGGCAATGAGGAAGAAGAGTAGTCATTTTTCGAGACTTCAGAGAGCTGATGGTTGGTGCGAATCAGTGTTAAGGAAATGATGAATGGGCTTCCGAGCTCCAAACCGAACCCGCTCTCATAGCGGCAGTAGGCTTTGGCGTTACGTCCGTACGTTACAATGGACACCGTATCAAGCTGTTTTACACAGAAACGGTACGGATCAAAGAGATTTTGCGTATGGATGATTCCTTGCGTGAAATAACAAGGGTGGCACCACGGTTCATTCGTCCCTGTCCAGGGCGGATGGACCTTTTTGTATGTAATTCGGACATTCATATTTCACGATTGAAAGGAGCAGCTTTCCCATGAAAACCATCTTTTCCGGCATTCAACCGAGCGGCATTATGACACTCGGCAACTACTTGGGCGCAATGAAGCACTTCGTTCCGCTTCAAGATCAGTTCAACTGCTTTTACTGCATCGTAGACCAGCATGCGATCACCGTTCCACAAGAGCCTGCTGTCCTGCGCGAAAACATCCGTCGTCTCGCAGCTCTCTATTTGTCCGTTGGCCTCGATCCGAACAAAATGACACTGTTCGTCCAATCGGAAGTACCGGCCCA
This genomic stretch from Brevibacillus sp. DP1.3A harbors:
- a CDS encoding HXXEE domain-containing protein, translated to MLELSHLIWLFLVVFMFHDFEEIVMVEGWVRAKKDIIRQTVPERLMKIIEPSLSMNTAQFAVAVSCVFAVLSAAVILTVTTLSAGTYLPFFLVCLHVMFLHVFMHVGHTVVLRTYTPGVVTAVALVLPYSLYTYD
- a CDS encoding class I SAM-dependent methyltransferase → MNEEITFNSKMVLAYDANTRISIPTYDFLFTMVQSYFRAQLGEKEASLLVVGAGGGNEFSAWGPSNPKWTFTGVDPSAEMLAMAKNKTVQLGLESRVQLIQGTIEDVPHSDSKYDAASCILVLHFINDVPEKLKLLRAIKEHLKPGAPFVLVSAYGDLDDAELRNRLNIWKSFFLDVGYESAKVEEMGNTIMTKASFLSEPKIEQLLREAGFTNIGRFHSTGLFGGWICHAE
- a CDS encoding aminoglycoside phosphotransferase family protein, giving the protein MDHFKNILRHHYDIDAVDVTPQQGGWSALAYKVISDQQFFFLKVYEKSRASTPKWTALIDKYVPIIQWLSRQTRLQGKLPVPLLTRNAAYKHEDDMGIYQLFAYIEGKTIGNQALNSLQVRQLAEIIAELHLYGEEIPVSTAAIKEDFRIPFAEQFREMLNEDIHRLPDDVNEIVKPFANILATRMNDLEMIAEELRGSEVKMKLCHTDIHNWNLMQSGQQLILIDWEGLRLAPVEADLMFLVDQPFFEEFMATYQMTHTNYVVNRQALEFYQIRRRLEDICELLEQLLFDEQEEQDRVGTIGHLKGELRKIEVEI
- a CDS encoding M4 family metallopeptidase, with the translated sequence MKKSVFAVTLSFALGTSTFLPLAAQAESESIVYSAEWDTPEFIGEEFEAEDLDGEDKVWGFLEQHQDSFRIDGEVRDHFKVLDEVTDRETDMTHYRVQEMYEGIPVFGYQQTIHVNEDGNVTAFLGNYAPNLADNDKLTKKPKLKADKAVKEAIKDLEDEIDEKVEKFEVKPKGNLYVYIHEDQSYLAYEVELNFLDPLPGRWKYFIDAHSGDVINKYNMLHEITGTGTGVLGDTKSFEVTKVSNTNYTAKDTTRGKGIETYNARNRLVQPGTLGSDSDNNWTDGALVDAHAHAQATYDYYKNAHNRNSFDNKGAKIISTVHYGRNDNRAFWNGVQITYGDGDGRLFRPFSAGLDVVAHELTHAVTERTAGLIYENESGALNESMSDIFGAMIDNDDWLIGEDVYTPETPGDALRSLEDPTVAGDPDHYSNRYIGQADEGGVHTNSGINNKAAYLLAEGGTHSGVTVTGIGRDDTAKIYYYTLTNYLNPNSNFSAMRQAAIQSATALFGANSQQVESVKDAYDAIGVQ
- a CDS encoding TetR/AcrR family transcriptional regulator, with amino-acid sequence MTNDKLSKGELSRNRLLAAAASEFAAKGFHRTRVSDIVKTAGLTQASFYQYFDSKEGLYQQLTDTFVTKLWELADSGQKVTALTKEDVFHQVRENLLALFRFFQEQPDLTRIVLYQAEEGEALHRKLASIVAVNLRQNQTAGHVRVELSVEVAAEAMIAVVDRMTTRYLLTGEKTAEQLADDAVSFLAYGILQANE
- a CDS encoding ArsR family transcriptional regulator, coding for MKEGILLKLRLGVIGADDSLAIIESVMREFPEIEYLPIVYWKEEEILDLIMPHVDEVDMWLFSGQVPYAMVSESGKVQVPMAYVPHLGASLYRTLLHLSHQLGIRVDEVSFDTFSPEELVHFMDEAGIAGGYKWLKHYEGAISADELADYHEQLWRAGKTKVAVTCLRTADVELARRGVPVHRVVPTRAGVISVIHMLLRTHEMLHFKDTQIAVQMMEIDPFRELAGGNFSTDEWQNAEIKTMEKLLRYAKHLQGSLKTAGPGRYVIFTTRGNLQEVTRDYATMPDLEELFGIRADLVTCGIGIGKTAYEAEIHGGAALLHAKERGTGNWMVFFDDKSVVGPLGRDEQITYRYDSEKLQELSQLTSLSVMTLAKLYSILKKRGSQEIHATELASYLQILPRSARRILIELESKGLAQVIREENPHPRGRPRKVYRIVWQSQL
- a CDS encoding M4 family metallopeptidase, encoding MKKSVFAVTLSFALGTSTFLPLAAQAESESIVYSAEWDTPEFIGEEFEAEDLDGEDKVWGFLEQHQDSFRIDGEVRDHFKVLDEVTDRETDMTHYRVQEMYEGIPVYGYQQTIHVNEDGNVTAFLGNYAPDLSNNDKLTEKPKLKADKAVKEAIKDLEDEIDKEVEKFEVKPKGNLYIYIHEDESYLAYEVELNFLDPQPGRWKYFIDANTGDVINKYNMLHEITGTGTGVLGDSKSFEVTKVSNTNYTAKDTTRGKGIETYNARNRYTLPGTLGSDTDNKWTDGALVDAHAYAQKTYDYYKSAHNRNSYDNNGAKLISTVHYGSNYNNAFWNGVQMVYGDGDGSVFRPLSAGLDVVAHELTHAVTEKTANLIYQNESGALNESISDIFGAMIDNDDWLMGEDVYTPGTPGDALRSLEDPTVAGDPDHYSDRYTGPNDNGGVHINSGINNKAAYLLSEGGSHHGVTVTGIGRNDTAKIYYYALTNYLNPNSNFSAMRQAAIQSATVLFGANSQQVESVKDAYDAIGVQ